In Hirundo rustica isolate bHirRus1 chromosome 4, bHirRus1.pri.v3, whole genome shotgun sequence, a genomic segment contains:
- the AKR1D1 gene encoding aldo-keto reductase family 1 member D1, with product MNLTAESHRVPLSDGNSIPLLGLGTYADPQKTPKGSCLEAVKTAIDAGYRHIDGAFVYFNEHEVGQAIREKIAEGKIKREDIFYCGKLWNTCHPPELVRPTLEKTLKILQLDYVDLYIIELPMAFKPGDALYPKDENGKFIYHETDLCATWEALEACKDAGLAKSIGVSNFNRRQLEMIMNKPGLKYKPVSNQVECHPYFTQPKLLEFCRQHDIVIVGYSPLGTSRDESWVNVSSPPLLKDPVLNAIGKKYNKTAAQIALRFNVQRGVVVIPKSFNPQRIRENFQIFDFSLTEKEMKEIEALNKNVRYVELLMWRDHPEYPFNDEY from the exons ACTCCCAAAGGTTCCTGTCTGGAGGCGGTGAAGACTGCCATCGATGCCGGTTACCGCCACATTGACGGTGCCTTTGTCTATTTCAATGAGCATGAAGTGGGACAAGCCATCCGGGAGAAGATTGCTGAAGGGAAGATCAAGCGAGAAGACATATTTTACTGTGGCAAG CTGTGGAATACCTGCCACCCCCCAGAGCTGGTGCGTCCCACGCTGGAGAAAACCCTGAAGATCCTGCAGCTGGACTATGTTGACCTCTATATTATTGAGCTGCCAATGGCTTTCAAG cctggagatgcGCTCTACCCAAaagatgaaaatggaaaatttatcTACCATGAGACGGACTTATGTGCCACTTGGGAG GCTCTGGAGGCATGTAAAGATGCAGGCTTGGCAAAGTCTATTGGAGTATCCAATTTCAACCGCAGGCAACTGGAGATGATCATGAACAAGCCAGGACTTAAGTACAAACCTGTCAGCAACCAG GTAGAATGCCATCCCTACTTCACCCAACCCAAACTCCTAGAATTTTGCAGACAACATGACATTGTTATTGTTGGGTACAGCCCTTTGGGAACCTCAAGGGATGAATCATG GGTAAATGTGTCCTCCCCTCCTTTACTGAAGGATCCTGTGCTGAATGCCATTGGGAAGAAGTACAACAAGACTGCGGCACAGATTGCTTTGCGTTTCAATGTCCAGCGAGGGGTGGTGGTGATCCCGAAAAGTTTCAATCCACAACGCATCAGAGAGAACTTCCAG ATCTTTGACTTCTCCCTCACTGagaaagagatgaaagaaattgAAGCCCTGAACAAAAATGTTCGTTACGTGGAACTGTTAAT GTGGCGTGACCATCCAGAGTATCCCTTCAATGATGAATACTGA